In Arcobacter sp. CECT 8983, a single window of DNA contains:
- a CDS encoding phytanoyl-CoA dioxygenase family protein, with protein sequence MELSKEQLEQFNCDGFLIIKNFADNKLCDKILEKAKEHLTKKQAPIETEQEYMSLDEDKITVRRLRQVYDREEVFQEWMTNKEIRPILKQVLNDTPILTLAHHNSIMTKLPHESTRTYWHQDRRYWHFENDDLVSVWLSLGDEFLENGLLEFIPGTHKIKFGKDSFDEVDNFIDENEENQKIIKKRTHQNLEKGDIVLFHCKTLHHASKNSTDTAKISFVYTVRAQNNKPLENTRSDFKEIVLD encoded by the coding sequence ATGGAATTATCAAAAGAACAATTAGAGCAATTTAACTGTGATGGATTTTTAATAATAAAAAATTTTGCTGACAATAAATTATGCGATAAAATTTTAGAAAAAGCAAAAGAACACCTTACAAAAAAACAAGCTCCAATTGAAACAGAACAAGAGTATATGAGCCTTGATGAAGATAAAATTACAGTTAGAAGATTAAGACAAGTATATGATAGAGAAGAAGTATTTCAAGAGTGGATGACAAATAAAGAGATAAGACCTATTTTAAAACAAGTTTTAAATGATACTCCTATTTTAACATTAGCCCACCACAACTCAATTATGACAAAACTTCCCCATGAAAGTACAAGAACTTATTGGCACCAAGACAGAAGATACTGGCACTTTGAAAATGATGACTTAGTATCAGTTTGGTTAAGTTTAGGAGATGAGTTTTTAGAAAATGGGCTTTTAGAATTTATACCAGGAACACATAAAATAAAGTTTGGTAAAGATTCTTTTGATGAAGTAGATAATTTTATTGATGAAAATGAAGAAAACCAAAAAATCATAAAGAAAAGAACTCATCAAAATTTAGAAAAAGGTGATATTGTATTATTCCACTGTAAAACACTTCACCATGCAAGTAAAAATAGTACAGATACTGCAAAAATATCTTTTGTTTATACTGTACGAGCACAAAATAACAAACCTCTTGAAAATACAAGAAGTGATTTTAAGGAAATTGTACTTGACTAA